Proteins from one Syngnathoides biaculeatus isolate LvHL_M chromosome 8, ASM1980259v1, whole genome shotgun sequence genomic window:
- the hmgb1b gene encoding high mobility group protein B1b — translation MGKDPKKPRGKMSSYAYFVQTCREEHKKKHPDASVNFAEFSKKCSERWKTMSPKEKGKFEDMAKQDKVRYEAEMKNYIPPKGQKMKRFKDPNAPKRPPSAFFLFCADFRPKVKGEHPGLSIGDTAKKLGEMWNGSSMEDKQPYEKKAAKLKEKYDKDIVAYRTKGKVDSSSAAAAAADDDEDEEEEEEGDDDEDDEEDDE, via the exons ATGGGGAAGGATCCAAAGAAGCCCCGGGGTAAAATGTCCTCCTACGCCTACTTTGTGCAAACATGCCGAGAGGAGCACAAGAAGAAGCATCCCGACGCTAGTGTCAACTTTGCAGAGTTCTCCAAGAAATGCTCCGAGCGATGGAAG acaatgtCCCCAAAGGAGAAAGGCAAATTCGAGGACATGGCCAAGCAGGACAAGGTGCGCTATGAGGCAGAGATGAAGAACTACATCCCCCCCAAGGGACAAAAGATGAAGCGGTTCAAGGACCCCAACGCCCCGAAGAGACCACC GTCTGCGTTCTTCCTGTTCTGCGCCGACTTCCGCCCCAAGGTGAAAGGCGAGCACCCCGGCCTGTCCATCGGCGACACGGCCAAAAAGCTCGGCGAAATGTGGAACGGCTCATCCATGGAGGACAAGCAGCCCTACGAGAAGAAAGCCGCTAAGCTGAAGGAGAAGTACGACAAG GATATCGTGGCCTACCGCACAAAGGGCAAAGTGGACTCAAGCtcagcagccgccgccgccgcggacGACGAtgaggacgaagaggaggaagaggagggagacgacgacgaagacgacgaggaggatgatgagtag